The Pyxidicoccus sp. MSG2 DNA segment GCTCTTCGCCGATGAGCAGCGGCCGGCGGACCAGCGGTCCGAGGCGGTGCTGCTGCGCCAGGCCGGGGCCCTGCATGCGGCGCTGGACTCACTGGAGCGGGAGACGTTGGAGGCCGACCGTCTGACTATCGGCGAGGTCTCGGTCGCGGCCTTCCTCGGTTACCTCGACTTCCGTTGGCCCGAGTCCGACTGGCGCAGAGGACGGGAACGGCTCTCAGCGTGGTTCGCCGAGGTGGAGCAGCGACCGTCCATGGTGGAGACGCGCCACGTGCTCTCACCTCCCCAAGGTCAGATTCGCAATGCAATGGGACACGGAGGGGAAGTACAGGAAGCGGTGAACAGCTATAGGGTGACCGTCGAAGCTGCGGTCAATCAGGCTCGGCGCTTTACGCTCAAGTGTGTTTGGAAAAAACTGGTTCGGACCTCGAGGCTCGACGAGGCTTGGATCGAGAAGAATATCGAGAGCCTGCGGACCGGTTACAAAAACATAGATGCTGGGAAATGCTCGATCTATGTGTTCACGATAAGGTCGGGCCCGACAGGAAGTGAAATCATCGAGGCTGTTGAGCGCGCCAAGAAGTCGCTCGTACAACCGGGAAAGAAGTCCAACCTCTGCAGGACTACTCCCGCGCACAATGACTCCAGGGTGCTGTACGTCGGCAGAACCTTCACGCCTAAATCGCGTATCGCGCAGCATCTAGATGCGTCTACCGGCTCTACTTATGCCTTGCACCTTTTG contains these protein-coding regions:
- a CDS encoding glutathione S-transferase family protein encodes the protein MRLWYAPTSPFARKTRIVAHELELTEQLELVEVNPWTDGRLRALNPLAKVPTLERSDGPPIYESGVICDYLDALSGERRLFPETGEARWRALLLQGLADGASTAAGRLFADEQRPADQRSEAVLLRQAGALHAALDSLERETLEADRLTIGEVSVAAFLGYLDFRWPESDWRRGRERLSAWFAEVEQRPSMVETRHVLSPPQGQIRNAMGHGGEVQEAVNSYRVTVEAAVNQARRFTLKCVWKKLVRTSRLDEAWIEKNIESLRTGYKNIDAGKCSIYVFTIRSGPTGSEIIEAVERAKKSLVQPGKKSNLCRTTPAHNDSRVLYVGRTFTPKSRIAQHLDASTGSTYALHLLQWAKDMKLELDLQVYDVPEYQDTLPMERAMNVLETGMWDRLRPILGRRGDK